The following proteins are co-located in the Macrobrachium rosenbergii isolate ZJJX-2024 chromosome 28, ASM4041242v1, whole genome shotgun sequence genome:
- the LOC136854030 gene encoding mitochondrial potassium channel ATP-binding subunit has product MSMLMWGARVSRTHTSLRQRLRHISCQWSHPFLGELKLSNLKPVLQKYGMQSLKSKGSSKEGSSLSFLLRLSIGGGSLIGVKGLSSQFIVECKATSPSSVSVEIHDRVQGAESISDSKDPPFDWLFFWKLLKPQFHYFLAAMMSALIVALANIQVPMLLGEVVNVLARYSQEGAREGKNYLEEVYTPSMKLVKYYITQAFFTFSYITFLTRMGEGLADDLRQQLFNNLLKQDMSFFDKHKTGELVNRLSGDVQDFKSSFKMCMSQGLRSVTQIIGCGTSLYFISPKMAGMTAVVIPIIIGIGTALGSLLRSLSRRAQHQLAKATGVADECLSNMRTVRAFAMEDEEQKLFAREVAKSRQVNENLGFGIGIFQAGSNLFLNGVVMATLYAGGSLLATNQLKAGDLMSFLVAAQTIQRSLGQLSVLFGYYVRGISAGARVFEYVKLEASIPVKGGKKIPYHTLMGNIEFNNVTFAYPTRSDQVVLKNFSLRIPAGRVVALVGASGGGKSTVAQLIERFYDVNSGQISIDGVDIRSLDPAWLRSNVIGFINQEPVLFATSILENIRYGRPDAADSEVIEAAKMANAHDFITAFPDGYDTIVGERGVTVSGGQKQRIAIARALLKNPRILVLDEATSALDAESEAIVQSALEQCIQGRTVLIIAHRLSTIQNANVIAVISHGRLAELGTHEGLKKLGGIYADLIRQQQREDGNAKESRWSI; this is encoded by the exons ATGAGTATGCTGATGTGGGGAGCCAGAGTTTCCAGAACTCACACTAGTTTAAGGCAGAG ACTGAGGCATATTTCTTGTCAATGGAGTCATCCATTTTTAGGTGAACTGAAATTATCTAATTTGAAGCCAGTC TTACAAAAGTATGGAATGCAGTCACTTAAAAGTAAAGGATCATCAAAGGAAGGCAGTTCCTTATCTTTTCTTCTTAGACTGTCAATTGGTGGAGGATCACTAATTGGAGTGAAG GGACTGAGTTCACAATTCATTGTTGAGTGCAAAGCTACCAGTCCTTCTTCTGTGTCAGTAGAAATCCATGACAGGGTTCAAGGAGCAGAAAGCATTTCTGACTCAAAAGATCCACCATTTGACTGGTTATTCTTTTGGAAGTTGCTTAAACCACAATTCCATTACTTTTTGGCAGCTATGATG AGTGCTCTCATTGTTGCACTGGCAAATATCCAGGTGCCTATGCTATTAGGTGAGGTTGTGAATGTTTTAGCTAGGTATAGTCAAGAAGGAGCAAGGGAAGGTAAAAATTACCTTGAAGAGGTGTACACTCCATCAATGAAATTGGTTAAGTACTACATTACTCAG gcatttttcacattttcgtaTATTACCTTTCTGACGAGAATGGGTGAGGGCCTCGCTGACGATCTTAGACAGCAACTTTTTAATAACCTTTTAAAGCAAGATATGTCGTTTTTTGATAAACATAAAACTGGAGAGCTAGTTAATAG gctGAGTGGTGATGTTCAAGATTTCAAGAGCTCATTTAAAATGTGCATGTCTCAAGGTCTTCGTAGTGTTACTCAG ATTATAGGGTGTGGGACATCACTATACTTTATTTCACCAAAAATGGCTGGTATGACTGCAGTTGTGATACCAATTATCATCGGTATAGGCACAGCCCTTGGATCTCTTCTTCGTTCATTATCCAGACGAGCCCAGCACCAG CTAGCAAAGGCAACAGGAGTAGCAGATGAGTGTCTTAGTAATATGAGAACTGTAAGAGCATTTGCCATGGAAGATGAAGAACAGAAATTGTTTGCCAGAGAAGTGGCAAAGTCAAGGCAAGTCAATGAAAACCTTGGCTTTGGCATTGGAATTTTCCAG GCTGGATCTAATTTATTCTTGAATGGAGTAGTGATGGCCACATTATATGCTGGAGGTTCTTTACTAGCTACTAACCAATTAAAGGCAGGTGATTTGATGTCATTTCTTGTAGCAGCCCAAACTATCCAGCGGTCATTAGGCCAACTTAGTGTTCTCTTTGGTTATTATGTTCGTGGGATTAGTGCAGGTGCCCGAGTTTTTGAG TATGTGAAACTTGAAGCATCTATACCTGTGAAAGGAGGCAAGAAAATTCCATACCACACTTTAATGGGAAACATTGAATTTAATAATGTCACTTTTGCATACCCTACCAGGTCTGATCAG GTGGTTCTGAAAAACTTTAGTTTACGAATTCCTGCTGGGCGTGTTGTGGCTTTGGTAGGAGCCTCAGGTGGTGGTAAATCTACAGTTGCTCAGTTAATAGAAAG ATTTTATGATGTTAACAGTGGACAAATATCAATTGATGGTGTTGATATCCGTTCCTTAGATCCAGCCTGGCTTCGCAGTAATGTCATTGGCTTTATTAATCAAGAGCCTGTGCTATTTGCAACTTCAATATTGGAGAACATTCGGTATGGGCGTCCAGACGCTGCAGATTCAGAG GTAATAGAAGCTGCAAAAATGGCAAATGCCCACGATTTTATTACTGCATTTCCAGATGGATATGATACAATAGTTGGTGAGCGAGGAGTAACTGTTTCTGGAGGTCAGAAACAGCGAATTGCAATCGCTCGTGCTCTTCTTAAAAATCCAAGGATCTTGGTACTTGATGAGGCTACCAG TGCACTGGATGCTGAATCGGAGGCCATAGTGCAATCAGCTCTAGAGCAATGCATCCAGGGTCGAACTGTTCTGATTATTGCTCATCGTCTTTCAACAATACAGAATGCTAATGTGATTGCAGTTATTTCTCATGGCAGGTTAGCTGAG CTTGGAACCCATGAGGGATTAAAAAAGCTTGGTGGAATATATGCGGACCTAATCCGCCAGCAGCAGAGAGAGGATGGTAATGCGAAGGAATCCCGCTGGagtatatga